Proteins encoded by one window of Clostridium cagae:
- a CDS encoding ABC-F family ATP-binding cassette domain-containing protein, with protein MNIITLENIYKSYSEKILLNNISLGINDGDKIGLIGINGAGKSTFLKVVGGRDEFFDGSITKGKNVRIEYLSQNPDFKSGATVLEQIFRGDTKEMKLLMEYEDILVKINTCNGEEFNKLNDKLIKLQGQIDSFNLWDLESEAKSILNKLGISNYNEIMDNLSGGQKKRVALASALITPCELLILDEPTNHLDAESIEWLEEFLNTRKGALLMITHDRYFLDRVTNRIIELDRGNLYTYPGNYTAFLEKKVERLETEQVKEEKRDALIRNELKWVRRGAKARTTKQKARLQRFDELVNTKSIEIKDNVDISFVGSRLGKKIVELYDVNKSFDKKQIIKDFNYLFLRDDRIGIVGENGAGKTTLVNLIRGLIPLDSGRIEIGDTVKIGCFAQDNAHIDHNLRVIDYVKEGGEYIPTEDGTKITASSMCERFLFDSTMQYTPIEKLSGGEKRRLHLLRVLMESPNFLILDEPTNDLDIETLKILESFLDEFMGIVIVVSHDRYFLDRICNKIFSYEGDGLIKEYNGNYSDFLIAKEIEKNNKSLENEKSTNKVKKERVKNKEDKPKFTFKEQKEFETIDGDISTLESKIEHLDKDLEKNATNYGKLNELMKEKEFLEQELEQKYERWEYLNEIAASIEEYNSKKKQ; from the coding sequence ATGAATATAATTACTTTAGAAAATATATATAAAAGTTACAGTGAAAAAATATTATTAAACAATATATCGTTAGGAATTAACGATGGTGATAAAATTGGACTTATAGGCATTAATGGAGCTGGAAAATCAACATTTTTAAAAGTTGTAGGGGGAAGAGATGAATTTTTTGATGGCTCTATAACAAAAGGAAAAAATGTTAGAATAGAATATCTTTCTCAAAATCCTGATTTTAAAAGTGGCGCCACAGTTTTAGAACAGATATTTAGAGGTGACACTAAAGAAATGAAACTTCTTATGGAATATGAAGATATATTAGTAAAAATAAATACTTGCAACGGTGAAGAATTTAATAAATTAAATGACAAACTCATAAAACTTCAAGGTCAAATTGATTCTTTTAATTTATGGGACTTAGAAAGTGAAGCTAAAAGTATTTTAAATAAGCTTGGAATATCTAACTATAATGAAATAATGGATAATTTATCTGGTGGACAAAAAAAGAGAGTTGCCCTTGCATCAGCTCTTATAACACCTTGTGAATTACTTATATTAGATGAGCCTACAAATCATCTTGACGCTGAATCTATAGAATGGCTTGAAGAATTTTTAAATACAAGAAAAGGTGCACTTTTAATGATTACTCATGATAGATATTTTCTTGATAGAGTTACTAATAGAATAATTGAATTAGATAGAGGAAACCTTTATACATACCCTGGAAATTATACTGCATTTCTAGAAAAGAAGGTTGAAAGACTTGAAACAGAACAAGTTAAAGAAGAAAAGAGAGATGCATTAATTAGAAATGAATTAAAATGGGTAAGAAGAGGTGCTAAAGCTAGAACAACTAAACAAAAAGCAAGATTACAAAGGTTTGATGAATTAGTAAATACAAAATCTATTGAAATAAAAGATAATGTTGATATATCTTTTGTAGGAAGTAGATTAGGTAAAAAAATAGTTGAATTATATGATGTAAATAAATCTTTTGATAAAAAACAAATTATAAAAGATTTTAATTATCTATTTTTAAGAGATGACAGAATAGGTATAGTTGGAGAAAATGGAGCAGGAAAAACAACTTTAGTTAACTTAATTAGAGGTTTAATACCACTAGATAGTGGTAGAATTGAAATAGGTGACACTGTAAAGATAGGTTGCTTTGCACAAGACAATGCTCATATTGATCATAATTTAAGAGTTATAGATTATGTAAAAGAAGGTGGAGAGTATATTCCAACTGAAGATGGAACTAAAATAACAGCCTCTTCTATGTGTGAAAGATTTTTATTTGATAGCACAATGCAATATACTCCAATTGAAAAATTATCTGGTGGAGAAAAAAGAAGATTACATCTTTTAAGAGTATTAATGGAATCGCCTAATTTCTTGATATTAGATGAGCCTACAAATGATTTGGACATTGAAACTTTAAAAATTCTAGAATCATTTTTAGATGAATTTATGGGTATTGTAATTGTTGTATCACATGATAGATACTTTTTAGATAGAATCTGTAATAAAATATTCTCTTATGAAGGCGATGGATTAATTAAAGAATATAATGGTAATTATAGTGATTTCTTAATAGCAAAAGAGATAGAAAAAAATAATAAATCTTTAGAAAATGAAAAGTCTACTAATAAAGTGAAAAAAGAAAGAGTTAAAAATAAAGAAGATAAACCCAAGTTTACTTTTAAGGAACAAAAAGAATTTGAAACTATAGATGGAGATATATCTACTTTAGAAAGTAAGATAGAACATCTTGATAAAGATTTAGAGAAAAATGCTACTAATTATGGAAAGCTTAATGAATTGATGAAGGAAAAAGAATTTCTTGAACAAGAATTAGAACAGAAGTATGAGAGATGGGAATATTTAAATGAAATTGCAGCTTCAATAGAAGAATATAATTCAAAGAAAAAACAATAA
- a CDS encoding phytoene desaturase family protein, whose product MNKKIIVIGSGIGGLSVAARLLSRGFNVTVLEKNSTIGGKTNFFEINGFKFNLTASLIMFFRDYIEVFEYCNKNYKDYFSLIPIETLYRVFYSDNSIYDFSNKFSSLSSNINQITNGDIEDIYGYFNFLSSNYEKYQIANKYFLNQNFSNNNNFFKSIISNTNLDLKILHSSYKDCKKYIKNEKLINYLMFQTMYIGGSPYTLSNIYNLIPAVTQIEGLYHMQGGIYSYIKALERLILNQGGIINTNCEVKKILFEDKKAIGVMVNNKKLNADAVICSSDYSYTIDNLIQDEDIKDSVKSVEQLKYSCSTFILYLGLDKKYPMLNVNNIYINKNFKKNLKAPFKGILSKDPSIYIYCPSSIDTTLCPNGYECINVMIRVPNLLYNNITWDLKTKNMIKKELLDILSSIDTLSDIKEHIILEKYLTPLDFKYSFNTYGGTAFGLSHTLNQTNIFRPQCEIKNINNLFFTGASTHPGNGVSMVIKSSKICSDRICDLYK is encoded by the coding sequence ATGAATAAAAAAATCATAGTAATTGGAAGCGGTATTGGTGGACTCTCTGTAGCTGCACGCCTTTTATCAAGGGGGTTTAATGTTACAGTATTAGAAAAAAATTCAACAATAGGAGGGAAAACTAACTTTTTTGAAATTAATGGATTTAAATTTAATTTAACAGCATCATTAATCATGTTTTTTAGAGACTATATTGAGGTTTTTGAGTATTGTAATAAAAATTATAAGGATTATTTTTCTCTTATTCCTATAGAAACACTCTATAGAGTGTTTTATTCTGATAATAGTATTTATGATTTTTCAAATAAATTTTCATCACTTTCTTCAAATATCAACCAAATTACAAATGGAGATATAGAAGATATATACGGTTATTTCAACTTTTTATCTTCTAATTATGAAAAATATCAGATTGCAAACAAGTATTTTTTAAACCAAAATTTTTCTAATAATAATAATTTTTTTAAATCTATAATTAGTAATACAAATCTTGATTTGAAAATACTTCATTCATCGTATAAAGATTGTAAGAAATATATTAAAAATGAAAAGCTTATAAATTATCTTATGTTTCAAACTATGTATATAGGAGGATCACCATACACTTTATCAAACATATATAATTTAATTCCAGCTGTAACTCAAATAGAAGGGTTATATCATATGCAAGGAGGAATATATTCTTACATAAAAGCATTAGAAAGATTAATATTAAATCAAGGTGGAATTATAAATACTAATTGTGAAGTAAAGAAAATATTATTTGAAGATAAGAAAGCTATAGGGGTAATGGTTAATAATAAAAAATTAAATGCAGATGCAGTAATTTGCAGTAGTGATTATTCTTATACAATTGATAATCTTATACAGGATGAGGATATAAAAGATTCAGTTAAATCAGTAGAACAATTAAAATATTCTTGTTCAACATTTATTTTATATTTAGGCTTAGATAAGAAATATCCTATGCTTAACGTAAATAATATCTATATAAATAAAAATTTCAAGAAAAATTTAAAAGCTCCTTTTAAAGGAATACTTTCAAAAGATCCATCAATATATATTTATTGCCCTAGTTCAATAGATACAACTCTTTGTCCAAATGGATATGAATGCATTAATGTTATGATTAGAGTTCCTAATTTACTTTACAATAATATTACTTGGGATTTAAAAACCAAAAATATGATAAAGAAAGAACTTTTAGATATATTATCATCAATAGATACCCTTAGTGATATAAAGGAACATATAATACTTGAAAAATATTTAACGCCACTTGATTTTAAGTACTCATTCAATACATATGGTGGAACTGCATTTGGTTTAAGTCATACACTAAATCAGACTAATATATTTAGACCTCAATGTGAAATCAAAAATATTAATAATCTATTCTTTACAGGTGCTTCTACTCATCCAGGTAATGGAGTGTCCATGGTTATTAAATCTTCTAAAATTTGTAGTGATAGAATCTGTGATTTATATAAATAG
- a CDS encoding M15 family metallopeptidase: protein MRRLSIFFVCFIMLFNIPIISKSEEIRNYEVQMKQDLLILMLSYPNEIIGIEKSNDKVYIIMKSGKKILYDDKIQKNHEEKLANPDLQDMLEQYYPLDKNDLIVDKSIDPGRGRNYELLNEVYGNSRNAIEKNLKNLKYGYTNYQFNKQNNANISLDNTLKELVPLCKTRSDIASILYPASGTYNYRVISGTGRLSPHSYGIAIDLKSDKRDYWKWGSEKDAQKRLCEYPKDLVETFENNNFVWGGKWGHFDILHFEYRPEIILKAKYFTNWNNEENWFYGVPLEDETIKNYIDIIEKALT from the coding sequence ATGAGAAGATTGAGCATTTTTTTTGTATGCTTTATTATGCTTTTTAATATACCTATAATTTCAAAGTCTGAAGAAATTAGAAATTATGAAGTACAAATGAAGCAAGATTTATTGATTTTAATGTTATCATATCCTAACGAAATTATAGGAATTGAAAAAAGCAATGATAAAGTTTATATTATTATGAAATCTGGAAAAAAAATCTTATATGATGATAAAATTCAAAAAAATCATGAAGAAAAATTAGCAAATCCAGACCTTCAAGATATGTTAGAACAGTATTATCCACTTGATAAAAATGATTTAATTGTGGATAAAAGTATCGATCCTGGAAGAGGTAGGAATTATGAATTATTAAATGAAGTATATGGTAATTCAAGAAATGCCATAGAAAAAAATCTAAAGAACTTAAAATATGGTTATACAAATTACCAATTTAATAAACAAAACAATGCTAATATCTCTTTGGATAACACATTAAAAGAACTTGTTCCTTTGTGTAAAACTAGAAGTGATATAGCTAGTATACTTTATCCTGCTAGTGGAACTTACAATTATAGAGTAATATCTGGTACTGGTAGATTAAGTCCTCATTCTTATGGAATAGCAATTGATTTAAAAAGTGATAAAAGAGATTATTGGAAATGGGGGTCTGAAAAAGATGCACAAAAAAGGCTTTGTGAATATCCTAAAGATTTAGTAGAAACATTTGAAAATAATAACTTTGTTTGGGGTGGAAAATGGGGACATTTCGATATATTACATTTTGAATATAGACCTGAAATTATTTTAAAAGCTAAGTATTTTACTAACTGGAATAATGAAGAAAATTGGTTTTATGGGGTCCCTTTAGAAGATGAAACTATAAAAAATTATATTGATATTATTGAAAAAGCATTAACTTAA
- a CDS encoding amidase domain-containing protein, with the protein MYIFRLTKLSLKKGIILFTMISTLFNIVSFKNAFASDTEDELKKHVENIFIIKSKAVLTEDLDCLRGLYCDNTKIGQWAYEYEEKKVEYINNWAEKQGVRFLDITPKIKVTRCTVNDKTASFYVLCDTEYKYEYLDQPNIINSSRIGTSHSMRLTKSNDEWIITKEWYNDPFADSLSLENIKIDNIKEHIKNQTSRDFSSLDERRKNALEYAEKYCGVSSLDEHKFKYNKKYKNFNCEGGDCANFASQVLYECGKFKKNSVWNYDKGSATGPWINADKFTHYMLNSGRASVIATGNYEKVYKASYKLLPGDFIAYEKKGDITHISVVSGADSKGYSLVTCHNTDRNNVPWDLGWSDKKMKFWLIRVHY; encoded by the coding sequence ATGTACATATTTAGATTAACTAAATTATCTCTAAAAAAAGGAATTATCTTATTTACTATGATTTCAACCTTATTTAATATAGTTTCATTTAAAAATGCTTTTGCTAGCGATACAGAAGATGAATTAAAGAAACATGTAGAAAATATTTTTATAATAAAGAGTAAAGCTGTACTAACGGAGGATTTAGATTGTCTAAGAGGTTTATATTGTGACAATACGAAGATTGGTCAATGGGCTTATGAATATGAAGAGAAAAAAGTTGAATATATAAATAATTGGGCAGAAAAACAAGGAGTTAGGTTTTTAGATATAACTCCTAAAATAAAAGTTACTAGATGTACAGTTAATGATAAAACAGCTTCTTTTTATGTTTTATGTGATACTGAATATAAATATGAATATTTAGACCAACCCAATATAATTAATAGTTCTAGAATTGGAACTTCACATTCTATGAGGCTAACTAAATCTAATGATGAATGGATAATAACAAAAGAGTGGTATAATGATCCTTTTGCTGATTCTTTAAGCTTAGAAAACATTAAAATAGATAACATTAAAGAACATATTAAAAATCAAACTTCAAGGGATTTTTCTTCTTTAGATGAAAGAAGAAAAAACGCATTAGAATATGCTGAAAAATATTGCGGTGTATCTTCATTGGATGAACACAAGTTTAAATATAATAAGAAATATAAAAATTTTAATTGTGAAGGTGGCGATTGTGCAAATTTTGCTTCTCAAGTGCTTTATGAATGTGGTAAATTTAAGAAAAATTCTGTTTGGAATTATGATAAAGGTAGTGCCACTGGACCATGGATAAATGCTGATAAATTTACTCATTATATGTTAAATAGCGGTAGAGCTTCTGTTATAGCTACTGGTAATTATGAAAAAGTTTATAAAGCTTCTTATAAGTTATTGCCTGGAGACTTTATAGCTTATGAAAAAAAAGGTGATATAACACATATATCAGTTGTTAGCGGTGCTGATTCTAAAGGTTATAGTTTAGTTACTTGTCACAATACTGATAGGAATAATGTACCTTGGGATTTAGGTTGGAGTGATAAAAAAATGAAATTTTGGTTAATTAGAGTTCATTATTAA
- a CDS encoding superoxide dismutase, which produces MFDKIELQYGYNDLEPYIDGETINIHYNKHLQTYVNNLNKLLEGYEELIDGKTLEQILANVDDFPKEIRQDLINQGGGVANHNLYFYILSPNPKKNPEGILLYEINNKFGDIENLKIQLTNLAISQFGSGYGFLVKDSRGNLSLVKTLNQNSPISNGLTPILCIDVWEHAYYLKYKNLRADYVKNIWNVIDWSKVQGLYENYVI; this is translated from the coding sequence ATGTTTGATAAAATAGAACTACAATATGGGTATAATGATTTAGAACCGTATATAGATGGTGAAACAATAAATATACATTATAATAAGCATCTTCAAACGTATGTAAATAACTTAAATAAGCTATTAGAAGGATATGAAGAACTTATAGATGGAAAAACATTAGAGCAAATATTAGCTAATGTAGATGATTTTCCAAAAGAAATTAGACAAGATTTAATAAATCAAGGTGGAGGAGTTGCAAATCATAATTTGTATTTTTATATATTATCTCCAAATCCTAAAAAAAACCCTGAAGGAATTTTACTATATGAAATTAATAATAAATTTGGAGATATAGAGAATTTAAAAATTCAATTAACTAATCTTGCTATTAGCCAGTTTGGATCGGGTTATGGATTTTTAGTAAAAGATAGTAGAGGAAATTTATCACTTGTAAAAACCTTAAATCAAAATAGTCCCATTAGTAATGGCTTGACTCCAATTCTATGCATAGATGTTTGGGAACATGCTTATTATTTAAAATATAAAAATTTAAGAGCAGATTATGTTAAAAATATTTGGAACGTAATTGATTGGAGCAAAGTTCAAGGATTATACGAAAATTACGTTATATAA
- a CDS encoding NUDIX hydrolase: MNWIKEIEDYNPYNEQEASDKKFILNCIKQYDNLLTRENPLAHMTSSGYIVNKNRDKVLMIHHNIYNTWAWTGGHTDGDSDFLHVAIKEAQEETGVKHFNAVTNKILSLDVLPVKGHFKKGNYISAHLHLSVAYVLECNENEELIIKEDENSGVKWIPINEIHLYSNEPDMIELYNKFNEKIKKLY; this comes from the coding sequence ATGAATTGGATTAAAGAAATAGAGGATTATAATCCATATAATGAACAGGAAGCTAGTGATAAAAAATTTATATTGAACTGTATAAAGCAATATGATAATTTGCTTACTAGAGAAAATCCATTGGCTCATATGACTAGCTCTGGATACATAGTAAATAAAAACAGAGATAAGGTATTAATGATTCATCATAATATATACAATACTTGGGCCTGGACTGGTGGCCATACTGATGGTGATAGTGACTTTCTGCATGTTGCAATAAAAGAAGCTCAAGAGGAAACTGGCGTTAAACATTTCAACGCTGTTACTAATAAAATATTATCATTAGATGTATTACCAGTTAAAGGACATTTTAAAAAAGGAAACTATATATCTGCACATTTACATTTATCAGTAGCTTATGTTTTAGAGTGTAATGAAAATGAAGAACTTATAATAAAAGAAGATGAAAATAGTGGAGTTAAATGGATTCCTATAAATGAAATTCATTTATATTCAAATGAACCTGACATGATTGAACTTTATAATAAATTTAATGAAAAAATAAAAAAACTTTATTAA
- a CDS encoding ComEC/Rec2 family competence protein, whose amino-acid sequence MKNIILKNLVLLTSIFISTLWLIGCNNLNSTSKPTDGINIVDEKELENAPFAVKVLNTGKSDCILIKINDKAIMIDTGLNKNGKQICDLLKENNIDTLEYLIITHLDKDHIGGADAVLNNIKVNNLIQSDYVKDSKQYNQYVNAINTNNMAPTMPHEDIHVQIGDAKIKISPALKYKYEKSNDYSIIVSIEYGKYSFLFAGDAEEERLAEFLSNNNENYTVLKLPHHGRYNGLSEKFLKSVSPIYSVITCSEEEMPDNEIVSILSSIKSKTFLTKDGDVTIKTDGESISIDQNNI is encoded by the coding sequence ATGAAAAATATTATTTTAAAAAATCTAGTACTATTAACATCTATATTTATAAGTACATTATGGCTTATAGGATGCAATAACTTAAATTCAACAAGTAAACCTACAGATGGAATAAACATAGTTGATGAAAAAGAATTGGAAAATGCTCCATTTGCAGTAAAGGTATTAAATACAGGAAAATCAGATTGTATTTTAATTAAAATTAATGATAAAGCAATTATGATTGACACTGGATTAAATAAAAATGGTAAACAGATTTGTGATTTATTAAAAGAAAATAATATAGATACATTAGAATATCTTATAATAACTCATTTAGATAAAGATCATATAGGTGGTGCTGATGCTGTATTAAATAATATAAAAGTTAATAACTTAATACAATCTGACTATGTTAAAGACAGTAAACAGTATAATCAATATGTAAATGCAATAAATACAAATAACATGGCTCCAACAATGCCTCATGAAGATATTCATGTACAAATAGGAGATGCTAAAATAAAAATATCTCCTGCTTTAAAATATAAATACGAAAAATCAAATGATTATTCTATTATAGTTAGTATAGAATATGGAAAATATAGTTTCTTATTTGCAGGTGATGCTGAGGAAGAACGATTAGCAGAATTTTTAAGTAATAACAATGAAAATTATACAGTTTTAAAGTTACCTCATCATGGTAGATATAATGGTTTAAGTGAGAAATTCTTAAAATCAGTTTCTCCAATATATAGTGTAATTACATGTTCAGAAGAGGAAATGCCAGATAATGAAATTGTTTCTATATTGTCATCAATAAAATCAAAAACATTTCTTACTAAAGATGGAGATGTTACAATAAAAACAGATGGAGAATCTATAAGTATAGACCAAAATAATATATAA
- a CDS encoding bifunctional metallophosphatase/5'-nucleotidase — protein sequence MKRLFKSKKIISLLTTLSLVFTLITGFPVAAYAQESDKVFNLVEITDFHGALTDSSGNPVAAVLADRLNEIKQSNPERTLIMSGGDLYQGSATSNIMKGVPVQEVMTKIGLEVTALGNHEFDWGLNTIIDTTMKGAGYSIVCSNLYNKNTGKRVFDPYKVVTKDGIKIAIIGGITTETPSIVLPDNIKDYEFRDLTNEINSVAKEIKQNNLADVVLVLVHEGDNRDNATGPIFDMANQLNNVDAIFGGHTHYKVCGSAANTKIPVYIGNSYGKGYINTKVTITKDKKIEFEKPTYENSYVALDNEIGYKSINPKVSSEIEQMVKKADETTNPITQEVIGLNTEKELTRIQQASPYGSSVLGNWAADITKDTAGTEVGLQNNGGLRIDIPKGEITVGTMWKFMPFDNTVYKLNMKKSDIKEVLEQAVGEGGKGLQISGIKFTYDSSRPSGNRVIDITRDNEASISDTEVLTAGAPDFLATGGDGFKAFTKCGGSDPSNDTHIVIRDAFIDWCRANKDANGKNTIPNSNNNRIINKVVLEKIAA from the coding sequence GTGAAAAGATTATTTAAATCTAAGAAAATAATCTCATTATTGACTACACTAAGTTTAGTATTTACATTAATAACAGGTTTTCCAGTAGCCGCTTATGCACAGGAATCTGATAAAGTATTTAACTTAGTTGAAATTACAGATTTCCATGGTGCTCTAACTGATTCATCTGGAAATCCAGTTGCAGCAGTTCTAGCTGATAGATTAAATGAAATAAAACAATCTAACCCAGAAAGAACTTTAATTATGAGTGGTGGAGATTTATATCAAGGATCAGCAACATCTAATATTATGAAAGGGGTTCCAGTACAAGAAGTTATGACTAAAATTGGATTAGAAGTAACAGCGCTTGGAAATCACGAATTTGACTGGGGGCTAAACACAATAATAGATACTACAATGAAGGGGGCAGGATACTCAATAGTTTGTAGCAATCTTTATAATAAGAATACTGGGAAAAGAGTATTTGATCCTTATAAAGTTGTGACTAAGGATGGAATAAAAATAGCTATAATAGGTGGAATTACAACTGAAACACCATCAATTGTTTTACCTGATAACATAAAAGATTATGAATTCAGAGATTTAACAAATGAAATAAATTCAGTTGCAAAAGAAATTAAACAAAATAATTTAGCAGATGTAGTATTAGTATTAGTTCATGAAGGTGATAACAGAGATAATGCTACAGGACCAATTTTTGATATGGCAAATCAATTAAATAATGTAGATGCAATTTTTGGTGGACATACTCATTATAAAGTTTGTGGAAGTGCTGCCAATACAAAAATTCCAGTATACATCGGAAATTCTTATGGAAAAGGTTATATAAACACTAAAGTTACAATAACTAAAGATAAAAAAATTGAATTTGAAAAACCAACTTATGAAAATTCTTATGTGGCTTTAGATAATGAAATCGGTTATAAATCTATTAATCCAAAAGTAAGTTCAGAAATAGAACAAATGGTTAAAAAAGCTGATGAAACTACAAATCCAATAACTCAAGAAGTTATTGGACTAAATACTGAAAAAGAACTTACTAGAATTCAACAAGCTTCTCCATATGGTTCATCTGTTTTAGGAAATTGGGCAGCTGATATTACTAAAGATACAGCAGGTACTGAAGTTGGGTTGCAAAATAATGGTGGTTTAAGAATTGATATACCAAAAGGTGAAATTACAGTAGGTACTATGTGGAAATTCATGCCTTTTGATAATACAGTTTATAAATTAAATATGAAAAAGTCTGACATTAAAGAAGTATTGGAACAAGCAGTAGGTGAAGGTGGAAAAGGACTACAAATTTCAGGTATAAAATTCACCTATGATTCAAGCAGACCATCAGGAAATAGAGTTATTGATATAACTAGAGATAATGAAGCTTCAATAAGTGATACTGAAGTATTAACTGCAGGAGCACCGGACTTTTTAGCTACAGGTGGGGATGGATTTAAAGCTTTTACAAAGTGTGGAGGATCTGATCCATCTAATGATACTCATATTGTAATAAGAGATGCGTTTATTGATTGGTGTAGAGCTAATAAAGATGCTAATGGTAAAAATACGATTCCTAATTCTAATAATAATAGAATAATAAATAAAGTGGTTTTAGAAAAAATAGCTGCTTAA
- a CDS encoding glycyl-radical enzyme activating protein: protein MLKNEVDLNKMGTVFNIQRFSVNDGPGIRTIVFLKGCPLSCQWCSNPESQNVNKQLLFNTKNCTGCHKCETICEYDAIDFNNLNRINRDKCISCGKCAENCYPGALVVSGKEMSVKEVLDELNKDSSQFRRSNGGVTLSGGEPLLQHEFALEILKGCKSIGIHTTIETTGYVDKEIFKKIAPWVDLVLLDIKTLNEDKHIKYVGASNKIILENAKSISELVTSTIIRVPVIPQFNCDEKSIQDIAKFTKSLNNITEIHLLPYHKLGLNKYDCLGKEYLMKNDINTPSEEVMLNFKKIVEDIGLTCNIGAN from the coding sequence ATGCTAAAAAACGAAGTGGATTTAAATAAAATGGGTACTGTTTTTAATATACAAAGATTTTCAGTAAATGATGGACCAGGCATACGTACTATAGTATTTTTAAAAGGATGTCCATTATCTTGCCAGTGGTGTAGCAATCCTGAATCTCAAAATGTAAATAAACAATTACTTTTTAATACAAAGAATTGCACAGGATGCCATAAGTGCGAAACTATATGTGAATATGATGCTATTGATTTTAATAATCTTAATAGAATAAATAGAGATAAATGTATTAGTTGCGGAAAATGTGCAGAAAACTGTTATCCAGGAGCTCTTGTTGTTTCTGGGAAAGAAATGAGCGTTAAAGAAGTATTAGATGAGTTAAATAAAGATTCCTCTCAATTTAGAAGATCTAATGGTGGAGTTACACTTTCAGGTGGAGAGCCATTATTGCAACATGAGTTTGCGCTAGAAATATTAAAAGGATGTAAAAGCATAGGAATTCACACAACTATAGAAACCACAGGGTATGTAGATAAAGAGATTTTTAAAAAAATAGCACCTTGGGTTGATTTAGTACTTTTAGATATTAAGACGCTTAATGAAGATAAGCATATAAAATATGTTGGAGCCAGTAATAAGATAATACTAGAAAATGCAAAGTCAATATCAGAATTAGTAACTAGTACTATTATTAGGGTTCCTGTTATACCTCAATTTAATTGTGATGAAAAAAGCATACAAGATATTGCTAAATTTACAAAAAGCTTAAATAATATAACAGAGATTCATTTATTACCTTATCATAAATTAGGTTTAAATAAATATGATTGCTTAGGTAAAGAATATTTAATGAAAAATGATATTAATACACCAAGTGAAGAAGTAATGTTAAATTTCAAAAAAATTGTTGAAGATATAGGATTAACATGTAACATTGGAGCCAATTAA